In Lytechinus variegatus isolate NC3 chromosome 12, Lvar_3.0, whole genome shotgun sequence, a single window of DNA contains:
- the LOC121425699 gene encoding alpha-centractin has product MSYDVIANQPVVIDNGSGVVKAGFAGDQIPKYHFPNFVGRPKHVRVMAGALEGDIFIGPKAEEHRGLLSIKYPMEHGIVKDWNDMERIWSYIYSKDQLQTFSEEHPVLLTEAPLNPRKNREKAAEVFFETFNVPALYISMQAILSLYATGRTTGVVLDSGDGVTHAVPIYEGFTLPHSIMRVDLAGRDVTRYLRLLLRKEGFDFHTSAELEIVKFIKEQSCYLSINPQKDETSEAEKTVYTLPDGSHLEVGQAKFRAPELLFRPDLIGEECEGLHEVLTFAIDKSDMDLRRTLFSNIVLSGGSTLFKGFGDRLLSEVKNLAPKDVKIRISAPQERLYSTWIGGSILASLDTFKKMWVSKKEYDDEGVRAIHRKTF; this is encoded by the exons ATGTCTTATGATGTTATTGCAAATCAACCAGTCGTTATTGATAAT GGCTCTGGCGTTGTCAAGGCGGGATTCGCTGGTGACCAAATTCCAAAATATCACTTTCCAAACTT TGTTGGTCGACCAAAGCATGTACGTGTCATGGCAGGTGCCCTAGAGGGCGATATATTCATCGGTCCAAAGGCGGAGGAACATCGAGGACTTCTTAGTATCAAATACCCCATGGAG CATGGTATAGTTAAAGACTGGAATGATATGGAGAGGATATGGtcctatatttattcaaaagatCAACTACAGACATTTTCAGAAGAG CATCCAGTATTATTGACAGAAGCCCCTCTAAATCCCAGAAAGAATAGAGAGAAAGCAGCAGAAGTCTTCTTTGAAACATTCAATGTACCAGCTCTTTACATCTCAATGCAAGCCATTCTTAGTTT ATATGCTACTGGTAGAACGACAGGTGTTGTATTAGATTCAGGAGATGGTGTTACGCATGCCGTACCCATCTATGAAGGTTTTACGCTTCCTCATTCAATCATGAGAGTAGATCTAGCCGGGAGAGATGTCACACGCTATCTGCGACTTCTACTCAGGAAAGAGGGCTTTGACTTCCATACGTCAGCTGAGCTAGAAATAGTCAAGTTCATCAAAGAG CAATCGTGTTACCTGTCAATAAATCCTCAGAAGGATGAGACTTCAGAAGCAGAAAAGACTGTATATACTCTACCAGACGGCAGCCATTTAGAG GTTGGTCAAGCCAAGTTCCGAGCACCCGAGCTTCTCTTCCGACCAGACCTCATAGGAGAGGAATGTGAAGGTCTTCATGAGGTCTTGACCTTTGCCATTGACAAGTCTGACATGGACCTAAGGAGAACGCTCTTCTCCAACATTGTCCTGTCTGGTGGCTCAACGCTCTTCAAAGGCTTTGGCGATCGTCTGCTAAGCGAGGTCAAAAATCTTGCCCCTAAAGATGTTAAAATTAGG ATTTCAGCTCCCCAAGAGAGGTTATACTCAACGTGGATAGG AGGCTCTATCTTGGCTTCCCTGGATACCTTCAAGAAGATGTGGGTCTCCAAGAAAGAATACGATGATGAGGGAGTAAGAGCGATCCATCGGAAAACATTCTAG
- the LOC121425097 gene encoding mannosyl-oligosaccharide glucosidase-like yields MSIIFQILKITYRSGKNLANRVAFKHLIKMPKQRKQAGVSPRSRFTDGVGGARSRETKHAKLGNGAQSRKAKDEAAQSSSKFIMFLLTSLMISIPLMIMWYQHVLRSAVKTPLSAPLTIASDASSAAKSPGRFWGTYRPGVYFGLKTRSPKSPVVGLMWFRQPTSPSQNPDLKFRHTCEQGDGLDKYGWIEHDGVNFGIQDIFDGPFQIKTAFAKSGGGLQGGDWSASISVRYKDGVDTTKEKKTLSLMFYFALDGQGSIEPILDGNQLLGIKGTTEELGKFVLRFPQPTKVRMNNYLVSYTPGLHAIKDLVMRRLKYHELKKKIQLLGLVGNDQQTIAASPDKMANIIVYQVTVEPPYIMDVVFESGSKADREKELAGSELTSLVQSFSNNFNQRFEEKFGLIEKGYAPDEVAFAKATMSNMIGGIGYFYGSSVVQSKHNTEPVAYWTAPLYTAVPSRSFFPRGFLWDEGFHNLLISKWDPYISVDIIGHWLDLMNADGWIPREQILDSEARSKVPAEFVVQHDTNANPPTFFLPLQSILRDGSSVIPKKEFTSFLKHIYPRLAKWFQWFNTTQYGPVPTSYRWKGRDSKTNRELNPKTLTSGFDDYPRASHPSSEERHIDLRCWMALASSVMVEIGKTIGLPYDQYEHTLHVLTNNALLEKLHWSPKAKMFSDFGNHTARVLLERPHPPPRQPGQQPVQMEMVRVVKSKFGPTNKYVNSFGYVSLFPFLLHILDPNSDKLGKTLTDMKNPDMLWTNYGLRSLSKSDPLYMKHNTEHDPPYWRGAVWINVNYLALRALHHYANVPGPYAAQAKEIYSELRANVVSNIIKQYNRSGYVWENYNDITGKGQGCHPFTGWSALVVLMMSESY; encoded by the exons ATGagtattatatttcaaattttgaaaattacttaTAGAAGTGGCAAAAACCTTGCGAATCGCGTTGCTTTCAAACACCTGATCAAGATGCCGAAGCAACGTAAGCAAGCGGGTGTATCTCCCCGATCGCGGTTCACTGACGGAGTGGGAGGAGCCCGCAGCCGTGAAACTAAACATGCGAAACTTGGAAATGGAGCACAGTCTCGGAAGGCAAAGGATGAGGCGGCACAATCATCTTCGAAGTTCATAATGTTTCTGTTGACATCTCTGATGATTAGCATACCCCTCATGATCATGTGGTATCAGCATGTCCTTCGATCAGCTGTGAAGACGCCGCTAAGCGCTCCACTTACCATAGCGAGTGATGCCAGTTCCGCCGCCAAAAGTCCCGGGCGGTTTTGGGGTACATACCGCCCCGGCGTCTATTTCGGCTTAAAGACACGCTCTCCAAAATCACCTGTCGTGGGTCTTATGTGGTTTCGACAACCAACTTCTCCTAGTCAAAATCCCGATCTGAAATTCAGGCACACATGTGAACAAGGAGATGGGTTGGACAAGTATGGTTGGATTGAACATGATGGTGTTAATTTTGGAATTCAAGATATTTTTGATGGTCCATTCCAAATAAAAACGGCTTTTGCAAAGAGTGGAGGTGGACTTCAAGGAGGGGACTGGTCGGCATCTATTTCTGTCCGATACAAAGATGGAGTAGACACT ACAAAGGAGAAGAAAACACTGAGCCTCATGTTTTACTTTGCTCTCGATGGTCAAGGATCAATTGAACCAATCCTGGATGGAAATCAACTGCTGGGCATCAAGGGCACCACAGAAGAGCTCGGGAAGTTTGTCCTTCGATTCCCACAACCAACGAAAGTCAGAATGAACAACTACTTGGTGTCCTACACTCCTGGTCTCCATGCTATCAAGGACCTTGTCATGCGGCGGTTGAAGTATCATGAGTTGAAGAAGAAGATCCAGCTTCTTGGTCTTGTCGGGAATGACCAGCAAACGATTGCAGCATCACCTGACAAGATGGCAAACATCATTGTCTATCAAGTGACTGTAGAACCTCCATACATCATGGATGTTGTCTTTGAATCAGGAAGCAAAGCGGACAGGGAAAAGGAGCTTGCTGGTTCCGAGTTGACAAGTCTTGTGCAAAGCTTCAGCAATAATTTCAACCAGCGTTTTGAAGAGAAGTTCGGGTTGATTGAGAAGGGATACGCACCTGATGAAGTAGCGTTTGCAAAAGCAACAATGAGTAACATGATAGGAGGTATTGGGTATTTCTATGGAAGTTCGGTTGTCCAAtccaagcataatactgaaccGGTAGCGTACTGGACAGCTCCTCTTTACACTGCAGTGCCTTCACGATCGTTCTTTCCTCGTGGTTTCCTGTGGGATGAAGGGTTTCACAATCTGTTGATTAGCAAGTGGGATCCTTACATCAGTGTAGACATCATAGGCCACTGGCTTGATTTAATGAATGCAGATGGTTGGATACCTAGAGAACAGATTCTAGACTCTGAGGCTAGAAGTAAGGTGCCTGCAGAGTTTGTAGTTCAACATGATACAAATGCTAACCCTCCAACATTTTTCCTACCCCTCCAATCAATATTGAGGGACGGATCATCTGTAATCCCAAAGAAAGAGTTCACATCCTTCCTAAAGCATATCTATCCCAGGTTAGCTAAATGGTTCCAATGGTTCAACACAACTCAGTATGGTCCAGTCCCAACATCCTATCGTTGGAAGGGTCGTGATAGCAAGACAAATCGGGAGTTAAATCCTAAGACATTAACCTCTGGATTTGATGACTATCCTCGAGCCTCCCATCCCTCAAGTGAAGAACGTCACATCGATCTGCGTTGTTGGATGGCATTGGCTTCAAGTGTGATGGTTGAGATAGGCAAGACCATTGGGTTACCATATGATCAGTATGAGCATACATTGCATGTCCTCACTAATAATGCCCTTCTTGAGAAGCTTCATTGGTCGCCAAAGGCAAAAATGTTTAGTGACTTTGGGAACCATACAGCTAGAGTTTTGTTAGAGCGCCCTCACCCACCGCCCCGCCAACCAGGTCAACAACCTGTCCAGATGGAGATGGTTCGTGttgtcaaatcaaaatttggacCTACCAACAAGTATGTCAATTCCTTTGGATATGTCAGCCTCTTCCCATTCCTTCTCCACATCCTAGACCCTAACTCTGACAAACTTGGCAAGACCCTCACCGACATGAAAAACCCTGACATGTTGTGGACAAACTATGGACTTCGATCCTTATCAAAGAGCGATCCATTGTACATgaaacataacactgaacacGATCCACCATACTGGCGTGGAGCTGTTTGGATCAATGTGAATTACCTAGCTCTTCGTGCCTTGCATCATTACGCTAATGTTCCGGGTCCTTATGCTGCTCAAGCTAAAGAAATTTACAGTGAACTCAGGGCAAATGTTGTTAGTAATATTATTAAGCAATATAATAGGTCAGGGTATGTGTGGGAAAATTACAATGATATAACTGGGAAAGGGCAAGGATGCCACCCTTTTACTGGTTGGTCAGCTCTTGTTGTACTGATGATGTCAGAATCTTATTAG